In the Pseudonocardia cypriaca genome, one interval contains:
- a CDS encoding FadR/GntR family transcriptional regulator, protein MAELVPFLLSRGYAPNERAPSERELAERFRASRTQVREALSVLETLRLIERRPKSGVYMTVESASIEALRLFTEIGVPLPGDEGGQAAEVRRIQELEAIRLACRRHRDEDIDALRRCLADWEDAFDDPARIAELDRVFHSGIVRATQNTVLLRLVNVFYLMTERRRAVYFGNLARQQQSLREHMEILDALVARDEERAVRLLEAHMSGADSYWQDLVARV, encoded by the coding sequence GTGGCCGAGCTCGTCCCGTTCCTGCTGTCCCGCGGCTACGCGCCCAACGAGCGCGCGCCGTCCGAGCGGGAGCTCGCCGAGCGCTTCCGGGCGAGCCGCACGCAGGTGCGCGAGGCCCTGTCGGTACTGGAGACCCTGCGCCTGATCGAGCGTAGGCCCAAGTCCGGCGTCTACATGACGGTCGAATCGGCGAGCATCGAGGCGCTGCGGTTGTTCACCGAGATCGGCGTCCCGCTGCCCGGCGACGAGGGCGGCCAGGCCGCCGAGGTCCGCCGCATCCAGGAGCTGGAGGCCATCCGCCTCGCCTGCCGCCGCCACCGCGACGAGGACATCGACGCGCTCCGCCGCTGCCTCGCCGACTGGGAGGACGCGTTCGACGACCCGGCCCGCATCGCCGAGCTGGACCGCGTCTTCCACTCGGGGATCGTGCGCGCCACGCAGAACACGGTGCTGCTGCGCCTGGTCAACGTCTTCTACCTGATGACGGAGCGGCGCCGCGCCGTCTACTTCGGCAACCTCGCGCGCCAGCAGCAGTCACTGCGCGAGCACATGGAGATCCTCGACGCCCTCGTCGCCCGCGACGAGGAGCGCGCCGTGCGGCTGCTGGAGGCGCACATGTCCGGTGCCGACAGCTACTGGCAGGACCTCGTCGCCCGGGTGTGA